A DNA window from Gigantopelta aegis isolate Gae_Host chromosome 4, Gae_host_genome, whole genome shotgun sequence contains the following coding sequences:
- the LOC121369822 gene encoding uncharacterized protein LOC121369822, whose amino-acid sequence MPMIQSRKLFQNLPKAGDLTTKDKTTSDKHKTFTKAIGRFIVKDLRPFSIVSNEGFKDMIKQLDPKSELPSRTYFAETVVPNMYQECRAYVISSLKNVPPAIYAVLVAKEIRSNVNDISTLSEADITIAEDIVACLSLKAITTVLYTEKMPTVSIILPLQKKLLTSVLVSKEMDSDVIKQMKNAMASDLDSRLATEAASLKPQPQLPVSLKVEQSTSTPTVTDLPALPDLPDVESTDLQSDVNLVDDVKFVTAITTKITSDLTTQSGCASGGLASILGDVAFIKEVLPQKSNLEQAIFEIDVFKGQALIPVSEDSLIWWKGHQWQFPLLSQLARKRLCIPATSVPSELARVL is encoded by the exons ATGCCCATGATACAGAGtcgaaagctttttcaaaatctaccaAAAGCAGGAGACCTG acaACGAAAGATAAAACTACCAGCGATAAACATAAAACTTTCACTAAAGCTATCGGCAGATTCATCGTTAAAGATCTCCGACCTTTCAGCATCGTGTCAAACGAAGGTTTCAAAGATATGATTAAACAACTTGATCCCAAGTCCGAGTTACCATCACGCACTTATTTCGCTGAAACTGTCGTACCTAACATGTACCAGGAATGTCGCGCTTATGTTATTTCTAGTCTCAAGAATGTCCCA CCCGCAATCTACGCTGTACTAGTGGCTAAAGAAATTCGTAGCAATGTGAATGACATTTCAACATTATCTGAGGCAGATATCACGATAGCAGAGGACATTGTGGCGTGCCTTTCACTGAAAGCAATTACAACTGTTTTATACACAGAGAAGATGCCTACTGTATCTATCATTCTTCCACTCCAGAAGAAATTGTTGACAAGTGTTCTGGTTTCTAAAGAGATGGATTCTGATGTTATTAAACAGATGAAGAATGCCATGGCTTCTGATCTGGATAGCag ACTTGCTACCGAAGCAGCTAGTTTGAAGCCACAACCTCAGTTACCTGTATCTTTGAAGGTGGAACAGAGCACATCAACCCCAACAGTTACTGACCTACCGGCGTTACCAGACTTGCCAGATGTTGAATCAACTG ATTTACAGTCCGATGTCAACCTAGTAGATGATGTCAAGTTTGTCACTGCAATCACGACAAAGATTACTAGTGACCTCACTACTCAGTCTGGTTGTGCTAGTGGTGGTTTAGCCTCCATTTTGGGTGATGTTGCTTTTATAAAGGAGGTGTTACCCCAGAAATCCAATTTAGAACAGGCTATATTTGAGATTGATGTGTTCAAGGGACAGGCACTAATACCAGTGTCAGAAGACTCATTGATATGGTGGAAAGGACACCAATGGCAGTTTCCCCTTCTCTCCCAGTTAGCAAGGAAACGGCTGTGTATTCCAGCGACCTCGGTACCATCcgagctagcccgagtactctga